The segment ACAAAAGATCCACATCACCGCCCTTCTGAGTCCGATGATCAGGAAGATCCTGTCCCTGGTTTATTAGCTTACGGACCGAACCCTGGGCAACAGGACAAAGCATATTGCGAGGGAAAATATACAGATGCGCATAAATATCCGGCTACCTCCTATATCGATGATCGCTGCAGTTATGCCAGTAATGAAATCGCCATAAACTGGAATGCTCCGTTTGCCTATTTGGCAAATGGAATAGAAGCCTTAAGAAACAAAAAATAACCTGTTAACTAAGTGGCTGGATTTCATCCTCCCGCTGTTGGACCTTCGATTATCAAAAAAAAATTAAAGGCACGGAAGAATTTCCTCTGTGCCTTTAATTTTTGAAAATGGTATTAACGAGGTTATTTCCCGCCCATCAAAAGCAATTCACTGCAAATTACTTCAGTAACATATCTCTTTTGTCCGTCTTTATCTTCGTAGCTGCGGCTGGTTAATTTACCTTCAATACCAACTTCTTTTCCCTTAGGAACGTAATTTTCAATAAGTTCAGCGGTTTTTCCCCACGCAACTATATTGTGCCATTGAGTATCTGTAATTTTTTCGCCTTTTGAATTTTTATAGGATTCATTTGTAGCGATAGAAAATTTGGCGAGTTTCTTTCCGGATTCAAGGTTTACGATTTCAGGAATGTTACCTACGTGACCAATTAATTGAACTTTGTTTCTTAGAGTGCTCATAACTTTAGAATTTATTGCAGTTGAAAATCATTAGTTCATTTCAACGAGACAAACATATTGCGGTTCTTAAATCGTAATCGGTTGGGAATGATTTGTTTTCGTTTACTTGCGTTTGTAAACGTTTGTTGTCGGTTATAAAAGAAATAAAAGATTTGTAAGGCCTCTTAAATCCTGCAATGTTACCTTTACAAAAAACTTTATCACTTTTTTGTCTTTAACATCAGGTTTACTAATAAATCTTACAGAATGTCTTTTAAAAAATTAAATCCGCCGCTTTTGGAAGCTCTTGACCGTCTGGGATATGAGGAGCCTTTGCCATTTCAGAAGATTGCTATTCCAAAAATTAAAAGCGGGAAGAATTTGTTAGCAATTGCCCCGCACGGCAGCGGCAAAACCACTACAGTAATTATAAATACAATCCAGACTTTAAATAGTGAGGCTTTTGAAGATGCCCCCAGAGCTTTAATTGTAGTAAAAGATAAAGAGGCTGCCCTGGAGCTTGAAGAGGAATTCCGCAAATTTATAAGGCACATGGATCTAAGGATCTTTAGTGCTTACGATAAACCCGATTTAGATGTTCAGAAAGGTGAAATTTACGAAGGAGTAGACATTGTGATAGCCACACCTCAAAAGCTATTTAAGCTTTTTAAGGCAACCGGAATTAATGTGAGTCAGCTAAAACTTTTTATTGTTGAAGATGCAGAATTCCTTCTCAATATAAAAGATTACAACAATCTCGTCAAGATCCCGGAACATATTTCGAAATGCCAGTATCTGGTATTTGCACAGGAATTTAATTCAAAGCTTGAAAGACTTCAGGAAAATTTCATGGCACATTCTGAATTTGTGGATTTTAAAGATTAGATGATCCACGATTGTATTCCTGAGCTTTATAAAGTTTTTAATATTTGTTATAGACTCATCCTCCGGGATTATCTTTAAATTAAGGTAATAAATATAAAAGCCTTGGTTCTTTCATGATCTAAACTTTTATCACCTCATTTTAAATATGAAATTCCTCTTCACCTTTATTTTTCTGATTATGACAAGCGCTAATGCACAAGAACTTTCTTCACACCAATGGGAGAATAGAATTCTTCTGATTTTTACCGAAAACAAAAATAATCCTGATTTTGAAAAACAAATTTCAGCTTTAAAGGAAAACCGAAAAAAACTGGAAGAAAGAAAACTTGTAGTTTATCAAATAACTTCAAAACAATTCAAAAAAGACCTTGAGGAAAATTCAGAATGGCAGAAAAATGAACAATTGTATATTAATAAAACTACCGATTCTCCTTTTGAGATTCAGCTAATCGGATTAGACGGAGGTATAAAAATGACAGAACGGAATTTTACTGATCCGCAGGAAATCTTCAGCAAAATCGACAGTATGCCAATGCGCAGGGCAGAGATGAGAGATAGTAATTAGACTTATTAAATAAGCTGTAAAAGCTAAAACTGACTTAATACGCTCCACTTTCCGAAGTAGATTTTTTATCTTGTAGAGACTACTTGAAAGCACAATTTTCAAGAATCCTAAAATTTAAAATCAGAACCAATTATCCAAAAATGGTTCTATTAAACAAGATTTTCAACAGAAAATATGCGTCAGTTAATTATTAAAATTCCAAAGGGGCACAAGGAAGAGGTTAACAAGATTGTAAAGAAATATGAAGGTAAAAACACCTTTAACCTATCCAGTGAAGAGGGAGACGTTTTTTATATTTATTTGCCAAACCAAAAGGTTAATGATTTCCTGAAGGAGATTGATGAATTTGAAAAACCTGAGATCACCCTTATTCCGAGGGGGGTGATTTCTTTATATCCGCTTAAGATCTGATTCTCCCGACCAGGTAGCTGATGTGCAGCCAAAAAGTTCGCTTGAGATTTATCTTGGTGGGATCCAAAGTGTGGGTTCTATGTTCGGACTTTTCGGCTATTCCTTTGTGGCGGGAATTATTGTGTGGATCGGTTTGTTCACCTCAACTTCATACCTGTTAGTTGCTGCTATGTTAGTTGCTCCATTTGCAGGCCCTGCGATGAATGCAGCGCTGGCGACTGCTGCGGGAAAATTAGATCTTCTAAAAACCAGTCTTGCCAGATATGCACTTGCAATATTCACAGGAATTTTAACAAGCTTTTTATTGACACTCCTGTTTCCTCTCAATACTTTAACTCCTCTAATGGAGCAGGTGAGCCAGGTGTCGAAATTCGCCTTATTTCTACCTATAATTTCAGGATTTGCAGGAGCGATTAATATTTGTCAAAGTGAACGGGACAGCCTTGTATCTGGTGCTGCGGTAGGAATTTTAGTTGCAGCTTCTCTTGCCCCGCCTGTGGGACTCGTGGGTATTGGTCTTTATATGATGGACTGGCTTAGTTGTATTCAGTAGTCTTTTCAGGATAGCTTTACAGTTGTTAGGAATCCATTTGGCCGCTACTCTGGTGTTTTATTTCTACGGAAAAGTAACTCCTAATGGAGTACGATTTCTAAAAGGAAGCAAAAAGGCCGGAATTATTACCACTTTGGTCGTTGCCGTAGGAATAGGCGCTATGATGTTCTGGCAATTTAATCAGCCGCCTTACCTTAGGAAGGCCAGTATGAATACCGAACTTGCCAAAGTTTTGACTAAAGAGCTGAATAAGCTGGAGTACATTAAAGTTTTAAGTAAGGACGTAACTTTTACTAATGAAATGATTGATGACCGCTCAATAGCAAAATTTGAGGCTACTTTACTTCCAAAAGATACCTCTATAGGGCAGGAAGAATTGAAATCTTTAGTAATAGATCATCTGAAGGAGAATATGAAATATCCGTACAGGAATGATATATATGAAGTATTTCAGATTAATGTAGTTACAGATTGAATTATATTTTATAAAATAAGATCATATTTTTAAAATAAAAATTGACTTTAAACTGCAGCAGCGAAAATCTGTAAACCACTTTCCATCATTCATAAACACAAACTGGTAAATGGATAAAATTGAAATTTATTGGAATGGTTTTGAACCCCTGGTAAGGATATTAATTGTAGGAACTTTAGCTTATATAAGTATAGTTTTGGTACTGAGGATGTCAGGGAAAAGAACCCTGGCAAAAATGAACGCTTTTGATTTTGTAATTACTGTTACCATTGGTGCTGTTTTTGGACGGGTGTTAACTGCGAAAAACGTGGCTATTTCTGAAGCAGTTACTGCTTTTGTTTTGCTGGCTTTTCTACAGTTTATTTTTAGCTATGTCGAAACTCGCTCTTCTTCCTTCAGGAAGATTTTTACTGCCCGGCCAAAGATGATTTATTATAAAGATAGTTTTATTGAAAAAAATCTTCGGAAGGAAAGGCTCGTTAAAAGTGATGTTCTGGGAAGTATCCGGAAAAAAGGTATTGGAAGCCTTGAGGAAGTAGAAGCTATTATTCTCGAAGCAGACGGAACAATATCAGTTATAGAAAAAGCTAGCAATAGAAGGAATACTACTTATGATGATCTCCTGGAAAAAAAATAAATTTTTAAGTTTAGAATAGCAATTCATCAGTCTAACAAAAATACCTCCGCTTCCCCGTAAATATGTATCTTGGAGGTTCTCAATTTCAAATATTCAGGATTAGCAACTATGATAAAAAAATTCCCCGGTAGTTTGTGTTTTTTATTTTTAGCACTTTCAGCATTTTCTCAAACTTCAGAAAAAAAGTATATACCGCCGCCGATTATGAAGAGGCTGTAAACTCCCTTGGTTTTAATACCTATAATCTTGTAGATCGTGCTTCAGTTCGTCCAAACTGGCTGGAAGATGGCAGGTTCTGGTATGAAGTTTCTACCAATGCCGGAAAGGGGTTTGTGTTAGTAGATCCCGCTAAGAAGAGCAGAAAAACAGCAGCTTCTAAAGAGGAATTGTTGAAAAATGTAAAAGTTCCTGATGAAGCTAAGCAAGCCAAAACTTCCCGGAATGAAGTAGTTTCTCCCGATGGTAAAAATGCAGTTTTCATCCGGGACTGGAACTTGTGGATGAAAAATCTGGAAACTGGCGCAGAAACTCAGTTAACAACAGATGGCACAGAAAATTTTGGTTACGCAACAGATAACGCTTAGCTGGAGAAAAAGTGACAGGCCTATTGTACTTTGGTCGCCGGATTCTAAAAAATTAGCTACTTATCAGCAGGACCAGCGGCACGTAAGCGACATGTATTTGGTGACTACAAATGTGGGAGAACCAAAATTGCAAGAGTGGAAATATCCGCTGCCTACAGATGAGGATATAATTAAAATTGAGAGAGTTATTATTGAAGTAGATGAACCTAAGGTGATACGGCTGAAAACGCCTGCAGACCCGCGTAGGGGAACTTTATGTGACGATATTTCCTGTTCAGGTGCTTTTGATGATAATCAGTGGAATGAAGATGCATCAAAATTAATGTTCGTTTCCACTTCCAGGGATCATAAGGAAGCTAAATTAAAAATTGCTGATGCTTCTACAGGAGAAGTAAAAAATGTTTTTGAAGAGGTAGTTGCAACTCAATATGAATCAGGACAGGGTTCTATAAACTGGAAATACCTTCCCGCGTCTAATGAAATTATCTGGTATTCTGAAAGAGACAACTGGGGTCATTTATACCTTTACAACCTGGAAACGGGAGAGTTAAAAAACCAGATAACCAGAGGAGATTTTGTAGTTACAGAACTTCTGGAAGTTGATAAGAAGAACAGAGTCCTGTATTTTTTTGCTAATGGTAAGGAAGAGGGCAGAGACCCTTATTTCACTCATTTATATCGTGTCAATTTCAATGGGAAAAACCTGCAATTGTTGACTCCGGAAAATGGGAACCATAGTGTAAGCTTCTCGCCAAATGGTAAATATATAGTAGATACCTACAGCCAGCCAGATGTTGCTCCTGTAACAGAATTAAGGGACAGAAAAGGGAAATTGGTCATGGAACTGGAAAAGGCTGATATTTCTCGTTTAGAAGCTACAGGATGGAAACCGCCGCAGCCGTAACGGTTAAATCCAGCAATGGAAAGTGGGATCTATACGGGTTGATGTTTACCCCCACGAATCTTGATGAGTCAAAAAAGTATCCCGTCGTCAACTACATCTATCCCGGACCTCAGGGCGGGGGAGTGGGAAGCCGCTCTTTCTCACCTAGCCCGGTCTGATCATCAGGCTTTGGCTGAACTCGGCTTTGTAGTTGTTGTAATTGACGGCACCTGTAATCCTGATCGTTCCAAGGCTTTTCACGATGCCTGCTATGGAAATATGGCAGACAATACCTTAGAAGATCAAATGTCGGGTATAAGACAACTTGCTGAGAAATATCCTTACCTGGATCTTGATAAAGTAGGAGTTTGGGGCCATTCCGGCGGGGGATATGCAACTGCTGCAGCAATGTTTCGTTATCCGGAATTTTATAAAGTTGGAATTTCTGAATCAGGAAACCACGACAACCGGAATTATGAAGATGACTGGGGCGAAAGATATATTGGTCTTCTGGTTAAAGATGAAGAGGGGAAGGATAATTATGATGTACAGGCTAACCAGAATTTTGCTGAAAATCTACAGGGAAAATTACTTCTCGCCCACGGTGGAATGGATGACAATGTACCGCCATATAATACATATTTAGTTGTTGATGCGCTGATAAAAGCGAATAAGGATTTTGATCTTATAATATTTCCAAATGCCAGGCATGGTTATGGGCAGGACAGCTATTATATGATGCGACGCAGGTGGGATTACTTTGTGGAGCATTTATTAGGTGCTGAGCCACCAAAAAACTTTGAAATCACCAGAAATCAATAACAGATGAGTTTTCCGGAAATAAAAACTGAAAGATTGCTCCTCAGGCAGTTTCAGCAGGACGACCTGGAAAACGTTTTTTATGGACTTTCTCATCCTGAAGTGATTCGGTACTATGGTGTGAACTATAAAAGCCTGGAAGAGACTCAGAAGCAGATAAAATGGTTTAGGGAGCTTGACGTAACCGGAACAGGAATCTGGTGGGCCATAACTTCCTTGGAAGAGAAACAGTTCCTGGGCGGAATAGGAATAAACAGTCTAAATGAGGATCATCAAAAAGCTGAAATTGGATATTGGCTCCTCCCGGATTTTTGGGGAAAGGGTATAATTGCCGAGGCAGGCAGGGAATTGATACAGTATGCATTTAAAAACTTAAACCTGCATCGCATTGAAGCTTACGTAGAAGATGGTAATCAAAATTCTGAAAAGTTGCTGGAGAAATTGGACTTCAACTATGAAGGTACCATGGGAGACTGTGAGATAAAGAACGGCAATTTTATAAGCGTAAAAATTTACGCGAGGTTAAACAAAAAAACTAAGCAGTTAAATGCTTAGGTTTTTATTTCTAATTATATGATTTAATCTTTTCCTACAAATTTAAAGAACCTGCTTTCTCCGCCGTCTTTAGTTTCTTCCTGGTATAAAAATTCAAGGTCGTTTTCATCAAAAATGGTAAAGAATTGATCCCAGTCAATATTTTCAAGACTATCCTCTGCACCTCCCGGAAAATTAATTCTTAAGAGTCCTCCTCCTTTACCACTGTCTCCTGTTCCTTTCACAAGAGCTGGTTTTCCATCTCTTTCTTCCACCCACTTTTTAATTTTACTGTGGTCTGTCGTTGTTTTTGAATCGTGCTTTGCCATCATTCTAATTTTTAATTAATAAATTATTTCTTCGTTTTCTTCATTACTTCCTCTTTCCAGTCCTTGCCAACCGCTGAAAGGTATTCAGAATAATTCCAGCTCTCCAGGCTGGATTTATTCTCCCCGTCCTTAACGGCAATATAAGTTTCATCTTCCGGCATACCTTCCACTTTAAATCCGCAACTGCGAAGCATAGAAATTATTCCCTGATGATTAGGTGCCCACCAGTTAGTTGGATCTCCTGCAAGCTTATTTTCAATAAAAGCCATAGAAGGCCAGGCATCAGTTTTCATGATCTCCCTCTTATGAAATTCAACATCGTCCGGCACCTGCATCTCATCCTTCCCCGGAAGGGAGAGGGTTTGAAAAACCATCATTTTCTTTGTTTTCTGCGACAGGATGTCTAACGCCAGTAAAGGGTATCTCAAGTGATAAAATACTCCCATAAACCACACGAGGTCAAATTGTTCTTCGGTATGGGCAAAATCGTAGACCTGCATCTGTTTAAAAGTGATTTTATCATCCAGTCCAAATTTTTCTGCTGTCCAGCGGGCCTGTTTTAAATAGTGCTCGTCCAGGTCAATTCCAGTTACTTCGGCTCCACGTTTTGCAAGTTCTATTGAATAAAATCCGGCATTACAGCCAATATCCAGAACTTTCCAGCCTGAAAGATCTTCGGGTACAGAATTTTTTATATTCTCCCATTTGAATGACGGAAAATTCCCCAGGAAATGATTGGGTGCAGTTTGTGTGCCATCCGGAAGGTGGATATTGTGAAACCAGGGTTCTAATTTTTTTACTTCTTCCTGTGTAGACATAATATTTTATTTAAACTTTTGAGAGTTCTTTCAGCTGTTTAGAATAATTTTCCAGTTCTCTGGCTCTTGCTTTGGCTGTATGATATTTCAGAATTTTCTGCCGGGCATTTTCACCTATTTGCTTCCTTTCGTCTTCACTAATATTGTTGAAATATTCAACTACTTCTTCCGAAGATCTTGCTATAAGAATTTCTTTGTCCAGTTCAAAGATGCTGTCAATCCCGTCCCAGTAATCTGATATTACCGGAACCCCGCATGCGGCAGCTTCAAAGAGTCGCACACTTGGAGAATAACCTGCCTTAATCATATCTTCCCGGGTAACATTGAGAGTAAACTTCTGGGAATTGTAGAAAGCTCTATGCTCTGCTTACGGAAGATGATCAATTCGTTCTACATTTTGAGACCAGGTAATATTTTCAGGATATTGAGGCCCCGCCACAATAAATTTTTCCTGCGGAAGCTGAGGTGCGACCTTATTCAGCAATGCTTCTACCGTCGGCTGCCTGTCTGTGCTATAGGTTCCCAGGTATCCCATTTGCCATTTTAAAGTCTGATCTTCAGGATAATAATGATCCGGATCTACCGAACAGTATAGTGCTTTGGCCATAGGTGAGCCGTACTTTTCTTCGAGCAATTTTAAGGTTGGTCCTCCGCAGAAGGATAAATACATGTCATATTTACTGATGAGTTCAGGATTTATATATTCATAATCCTGCCGTTCAAGTTTCGCCAGAGTCACTAAGTGTGTCTATATCGTAAAATGCGGTTGCTCCGCGTGCAGTTTCTATTGCCCAGTTTCCAACTTCAACTCCCTGTTGTACATAAGAGCCAACTATAACTATATCTGCATTTGCAACTGCTTCTTGGTATTGCGTCTTAAGCTCCTCGTTCGTCTTGTATAACCCTAATTTGCAAAATTCTGGATTCGGCATATCGCGATGACCAGAATACCACGGCACATCCTTTTCAAGAAAAAGGATGTCGTGCCCCAGTGCCGCAAGTTCTTTAAGCAAGGCTCGGTAAGTCGTAGCATGGCCATTTCCCCAGGAGGAGGTGACAGATAATCCTATAACTACAAATTTCATTTCTCCGGTTTTAGTGGTTATGCCTGGCTTCTCCAAATAATCTTCTGGAAATTACACTCTCTAACAGTTCTGCCCTATGCTCATAAGTATGTTCGGCCAGTACCCGTTTGTATGCTGCCTGTCCTATTGTCTGGGCTTTCTCCGGCGTCAATTCTTCCAGAATATTCTGAACTTCCTGTCCATCTTTAGCAACAAGTATTTCTTCATCCGGCTCAAAAAAGGTTTCAATACCTTTCCAGTAATCGGTGATAATACAGGCGGCAGAGCTTACTGCTTCAAATACTCTCGTTGCGGGTGAAAAACCATATTTGGCCATACTGTCCCGGCTTATGTTGAGGACTGCCATTGGTGTGCAATTAAAGGCGTTATGGTCCTTGGTATATACGTGACCTAAATATTCCACATTCTCCGGAAGCGCTTTGTCTCCCCAGCCACTACCTCCAAGCAGAAATTTCTTCTCTTTGAGTTCCTTTGCAGGTTCTATAAAGAATTCTTCTACCCGTTTTTCTCTATCGGGTAGCCGATTTCCAAGAAAAGCTAAAGTACCTTCAAATTTCTCCTGTGGTTCTACAGGAAAATGAGTGTCTGTGTCCAGAGCATTATAAATAGGAATACATTTTTTGGCTCCGTTTCTTTCATAAGCATCAATAACTTAGGTTGCCCGCCACCATAGGTAAGTACAAAATCGTATTTAGGAATTAGATCACTAAAGGGATCATTAGTATTTTCCTCTATTCTATCTAAAGTCGCAGGTGCATCAACATCCCAGAAGATAATCAAATTGCTGTCCTTTTTAAGCTGAGTGACTTCATACTCCAGAAATTCATCAAACGCTCCAACACCACTGGCTTTTATTATGACATCAGCTTCTGAAGCTTCTCTCAACAGAGCTCTAAGTGTCACCTTATCTTCAGGATAAACAACTACTCTGCAATAATCGGGATCTTCAATATCACGGTGTTGCTGTCTTTCATAAATATCCGGTTCATAAAAAGTGACTTCATGTCCCATTTTACTAAGTGCTTTCACTATTCCGCGGTAATAAGTTGCTGCACCGTTCCAGTATGCAGATACTATGCTGGAACCAAAAAATGCGATCTTCAGGTTGTCCTTATCCATTTGTTCCGGTTTTTTGGGTGAGGGGATTTTGCTTGTTCAGTTCGGTTAAAATATTTTCCAGTTCGTCCACCCGGTGAGCACAGGTGTGTTTTTCTAAAATTGTTTTTCTGCCCTTTTCAGATAAACTTTGAGCAAGGTGGTCACTCTTTAGCACTTCAGCAAGTTTGTATCCCATATCATTACCATCTTTAGCAATAAGATAATCCTCACCCGGAGTAAATAAATTCTCACTGTCTTCCCACGGGGAACATATCAGCGGAATTCCGCAGGAAAGGGCTTCAAACGGGCGTATTGTTGGTATCCCCGGAAGCATTTCAACATAGGGCCTTCTTGGCACGTGAACAGTAACTTTATATTTTGAAAAAACCTCAGGTACTTTATAATTTGGTAACCAGCCGCCGTACTCTATACCTGCATCAGCTAATGCTTTTTTAGCATGATCAGGATATCGAACGCCGTAGACCTTTGCTTTTAGGCTCAGTTCCTTTACAGGAGCAATAAGATATTCCATCAATTCTTCTGTACGTTCATCATCTCCCCAATTGCCAATCCAAACAAGATCTCCCTCTTTATCTTCATTCCGGTTCGGCCTGAAAAGCTCTGCATCTGCTGCTTCATGCCAGGTCCAGACATTTTCTATCCATTTTTTTTCAAGGTACATCTGCTTTATCACTTCACCAAAAACGAGTGCTCCGTCGTAGTTGCTGAAATCATATTTTGACATATCCTGAGGGGCAGAAGCGGCTCTATGGTGGGTGTCGTGAAACAGCAATTTATAACCATACCTGGCTTTGTTCCTCCCGATTTCTGCCACCAGTTCCGGCTCATTCCATTCGTGTACTATAACAAGATCAGCATCTTTAAGAATTGCATCTGCGTTTATCTTCTTTGCAGGATTGTAAAACTGAGGACTCAGGGTAGGATAATACCTGCGGAATTCATCCAATTTCTCCGCTCCGTGATCTTTAATAAGATTTTTGAGACTCCAGCCCCCGTCCGGCTCGTAA is part of the Antarcticibacterium sp. 1MA-6-2 genome and harbors:
- a CDS encoding DPP IV N-terminal domain-containing protein, which encodes MAQKILVTQQITLSWRKSDRPIVLWSPDSKKLATYQQDQRHVSDMYLVTTNVGEPKLQEWKYPLPTDEDIIKIERVIIEVDEPKVIRLKTPADPRRGTLCDDISCSGAFDDNQWNEDASKLMFVSTSRDHKEAKLKIADASTGEVKNVFEEVVATQYESGQGSINWKYLPASNEIIWYSERDNWGHLYLYNLETGELKNQITRGDFVVTELLEVDKKNRVLYFFANGKEEGRDPYFTHLYRVNFNGKNLQLLTPENGNHSVSFSPNGKYIVDTYSQPDVAPVTELRDRKGKLVMELEKADISRLEATGWKPPQP
- a CDS encoding glycosyltransferase, with translation MEYLGHVYTKDHNAFNCTPMAVLNISRDSMAKYGFSPATRVFEAVSSAACIITDYWKGIETFFEPDEEILVAKDGQEVQNILEELTPEKAQTIGQAAYKRVLAEHTYEHRAELLESVISRRLFGEARHNH
- a CDS encoding DUF389 domain-containing protein, with protein sequence MQPKSSLEIYLGGIQSVGSMFGLFGYSFVAGIIVWIGLFTSTSYLLVAAMLVAPFAGPAMNAALATAAGKLDLLKTSLARYALAIFTGILTSFLLTLLFPLNTLTPLMEQVSQVSKFALFLPIISGFAGAINICQSERDSLVSGAAVGILVAASLAPPVGLVGIGLYMMDWLSCIQ
- a CDS encoding GNAT family N-acetyltransferase, encoding MSFPEIKTERLLLRQFQQDDLENVFYGLSHPEVIRYYGVNYKSLEETQKQIKWFRELDVTGTGIWWAITSLEEKQFLGGIGINSLNEDHQKAEIGYWLLPDFWGKGIIAEAGRELIQYAFKNLNLHRIEAYVEDGNQNSEKLLEKLDFNYEGTMGDCEIKNGNFISVKIYARLNKKTKQLNA
- a CDS encoding TIGR04290 family methyltransferase, producing MSTQEEVKKLEPWFHNIHLPDGTQTAPNHFLGNFPSFKWENIKNSVPEDLSGWKVLDIGCNAGFYSIELAKRGAEVTGIDLDEHYLKQARWTAEKFGLDDKITFKQMQVYDFAHTEEQFDLVWFMGVFYHLRYPLLALDILSQKTKKMMVFQTLSLPGKDEMQVPDDVEFHKREIMKTDAWPSMAFIENKLAGDPTNWWAPNHQGIISMLRSCGFKVEGMPEDETYIAVKDGENKSSLESWNYSEYLSAVGKDWKEEVMKKTKK
- a CDS encoding DUF421 domain-containing protein, which gives rise to MDKIEIYWNGFEPLVRILIVGTLAYISIVLVLRMSGKRTLAKMNAFDFVITVTIGAVFGRVLTAKNVAISEAVTAFVLLAFLQFIFSYVETRSSSFRKIFTARPKMIYYKDSFIEKNLRKERLVKSDVLGSIRKKGIGSLEEVEAIILEADGTISVIEKASNRRNTTYDDLLEKK
- a CDS encoding S9 family peptidase; this encodes MSQKSIPSSTTSIPDLRAGEWEAALSHLARSDHQALAELGFVVVVIDGTCNPDRSKAFHDACYGNMADNTLEDQMSGIRQLAEKYPYLDLDKVGVWGHSGGGYATAAAMFRYPEFYKVGISESGNHDNRNYEDDWGERYIGLLVKDEEGKDNYDVQANQNFAENLQGKLLLAHGGMDDNVPPYNTYLVVDALIKANKDFDLIIFPNARHGYGQDSYYMMRRRWDYFVEHLLGAEPPKNFEITRNQ
- a CDS encoding DEAD/DEAH box helicase — translated: MSFKKLNPPLLEALDRLGYEEPLPFQKIAIPKIKSGKNLLAIAPHGSGKTTTVIINTIQTLNSEAFEDAPRALIVVKDKEAALELEEEFRKFIRHMDLRIFSAYDKPDLDVQKGEIYEGVDIVIATPQKLFKLFKATGINVSQLKLFIVEDAEFLLNIKDYNNLVKIPEHISKCQYLVFAQEFNSKLERLQENFMAHSEFVDFKD
- a CDS encoding glycosyltransferase, coding for MIKAGYSPSVRLFEAAACGVPVISDYWDGIDSIFELDKEILIARSSEEVVEYFNNISEDERKQIGENARQKILKYHTAKARARELENYSKQLKELSKV
- a CDS encoding DPP IV N-terminal domain-containing protein; this encodes MFFIFSTFSIFSNFRKKVYTAADYEEAVNSLGFNTYNLVDRASVRPNWLEDGRFWYEVSTNAGKGFVLVDPAKKSRKTAASKEELLKNVKVPDEAKQAKTSRNEVVSPDGKNAVFIRDWNLWMKNLETGAETQLTTDGTENFGYATDNA
- a CDS encoding single-stranded DNA-binding protein translates to MSTLRNKVQLIGHVGNIPEIVNLESGKKLAKFSIATNESYKNSKGEKITDTQWHNIVAWGKTAELIENYVPKGKEVGIEGKLTSRSYEDKDGQKRYVTEVICSELLLMGGK
- a CDS encoding glycosyltransferase; its protein translation is MKIVMFYHSLYSDWNHGNAHFLRGIVKELQKREHEVEVYEPDGGWSLKNLIKDHGAEKLDEFRRYYPTLSPQFYNPAKKINADAILKDADLVIVHEWNEPELVAEIGRNKARYGYKLLFHDTHHRAASAPQDMSKYDFSNYDGALVFGEVIKQMYLEKKWIENVWTWHEAADAELFRPNRNEDKEGDLVWIGNWGDDERTEELMEYLIAPVKELSLKAKVYGVRYPDHAKKALADAGIEYGGWLPNYKVPEVFSKYKVTVHVPRRPYVEMLPGIPTIRPFEALSCGIPLICSPWEDSENLFTPGEDYLIAKDGNDMGYKLAEVLKSDHLAQSLSEKGRKTILEKHTCAHRVDELENILTELNKQNPLTQKTGTNG
- a CDS encoding DUF4174 domain-containing protein, which codes for MTSANAQELSSHQWENRILLIFTENKNNPDFEKQISALKENRKKLEERKLVVYQITSKQFKKDLEENSEWQKNEQLYINKTTDSPFEIQLIGLDGGIKMTERNFTDPQEIFSKIDSMPMRRAEMRDSN